A region of Lycium barbarum isolate Lr01 chromosome 1, ASM1917538v2, whole genome shotgun sequence DNA encodes the following proteins:
- the LOC132615584 gene encoding protein MAIN-LIKE 2-like, protein MWTGECAITLQDVEVLYDIPVDGHPLVQRNVKNITKSTWRELMYDLIGWLPREEEIIGNSLLVITQLSNHLETLISKNNIIDEHTDEAEVQKRVRLYLLWLIGGTIFPDNTVSNLSLQFLLDIIDLDAIGGKARGAAALSYLYNCLCRASMANSRDVCGFIALLQIREFQYY, encoded by the coding sequence ATGTGGACTGGCGAATGTGCCATCACACTGCAGGATGTCGAGGTGTTATATGACATTCCCGTGGATGGCCACCCATTGGTGCAGAGaaatgttaaaaatataactaaatCAACGTGGCGAGAATTGATGTACGACCTTATTGGTTGGTTGCCCAGAGAAGAAGAAATTATAGGTAACAGCTTGTTGGTAATAACACAATTATCTAATCATTTAGAAACTTTGATTTCCAAGAATAATATTATTGATGAACACACTGATGAGGCTGAGGTACAAAAGAGGGTCAGGTTGTACCTGCTTTGGTTGATTGGTGGCACTATATTCCCTGATAATACTGTTTCAAATCTTAGTTTACAGTTTTTGCTTGACATAATAGACCTTGATGCAATAGGCGGGAAAGCTAGGGGAGCAGCAgcattatcatacttgtacaattgTCTATGTCGTGCTTCGATGGCTAATAGCCGTGATGTTTgtggatttattgctttgttacAGATACGTGAATTTCAATATTATTAA